Proteins encoded in a region of the Agarivorans sp. Alg241-V36 genome:
- a CDS encoding PilW family protein, with translation MDKVMRKQTGFGLVELMIALVLSLIVVGGLYAALISDKKSYEATRANQLLVNKNRMGMQTMRLYVQQGGFRDFNQLYDKTLMPISGPDMFQLSWDENQILQGVDNTNQFAGVNLKANSDVISLRFFGAEAPNDTIFSCSGDTLAADTVTTINFYVNTNSELVCRDSFGSTIFDTDIDSLQLLYQSAEEGDYKYYKADEVTDWSLINRVKVGLLVAQDVTMGNLQNTNSYQVLDQAITANDKKLRQVVSETILLLNVGA, from the coding sequence GTGGATAAGGTGATGCGCAAGCAAACAGGGTTTGGTTTAGTTGAACTAATGATTGCATTGGTTTTATCGCTCATTGTAGTGGGTGGATTATATGCTGCTTTAATCAGCGATAAAAAAAGCTATGAAGCTACGCGAGCAAACCAGCTCTTAGTAAATAAAAACCGCATGGGTATGCAAACTATGCGTTTGTATGTCCAGCAAGGTGGATTTAGGGACTTTAATCAACTTTATGATAAAACGTTGATGCCTATCTCTGGTCCCGATATGTTTCAGCTGAGCTGGGATGAAAATCAAATATTGCAAGGGGTTGATAATACTAACCAGTTTGCCGGAGTTAACCTTAAAGCAAATAGTGATGTTATTAGTTTGCGATTCTTTGGTGCAGAAGCCCCCAATGACACTATTTTTTCGTGTAGCGGTGACACCTTAGCAGCGGATACGGTTACAACGATTAACTTTTATGTAAACACGAATAGTGAATTGGTTTGCCGAGATAGTTTTGGTTCCACCATTTTTGATACAGACATAGATAGCTTGCAACTGCTTTATCAAAGCGCAGAAGAGGGTGATTATAAATATTATAAAGCTGATGAAGTCACGGATTGGAGTCTCATTAATCGAGTTAAAGTTGGTCTGTTAGTTGCGCAAGATGTCACCATGGGAAATCTACAAAATACCAATAGTTACCAAGTACTCGACCAGGCGATAACTGCAAACGATAAAAAGTTACGCCAGGTGGTTAGTGAAACAATTTTGTTACTCAACGTGGGAGCGTGA
- the pilV gene encoding type IV pilus modification protein PilV, which yields MLHHQQPTATKQQGFTLIELLIAVVIVAIGLLGHAALQVQSVNTAHKARFAQSANIAMLDLVQRLTAMPKAVVSDEFNAENLSDGATPTSEDCLLNSVTCTRAQFAAYEIKDWFGNHSLTIPELRYSIQHENNLVTVKMTWDANLTGAGANDCSADISGASHQCSEVSVWIR from the coding sequence ATGCTTCACCATCAACAGCCTACTGCAACTAAGCAACAAGGTTTCACATTAATTGAATTGCTAATTGCAGTGGTGATTGTAGCAATTGGCTTATTGGGGCATGCAGCGTTGCAGGTTCAATCAGTTAACACTGCACACAAGGCTCGTTTTGCTCAAAGTGCAAATATTGCGATGCTAGATCTGGTACAGAGACTTACTGCTATGCCTAAGGCTGTCGTTAGTGATGAATTTAACGCTGAAAATTTAAGCGATGGTGCTACCCCAACCAGTGAGGATTGCCTCTTGAATAGTGTGACGTGCACTAGAGCTCAATTTGCAGCTTACGAAATAAAAGATTGGTTTGGTAATCACTCTCTCACTATTCCCGAGCTGAGATATTCAATTCAACACGAGAACAATCTAGTTACAGTAAAAATGACTTGGGACGCGAACTTAACCGGTGCGGGTGCTAACGATTGCTCTGCTGATATCAGCGGTGCTAGTCACCAGTGTAGCGAGGTGAGCGTGTGGATAAGGTGA
- a CDS encoding GspH/FimT family pseudopilin, which translates to MLGISKQGYVAKGFTLLELMIAVAILVIVMVIAVPSLQSLMQENKQKVTRDLLVSSLVVAQQEAIRNNLSTYVCPTTNGTSCESAWGANKGWLVYLDSNRDGLLSSSTQVIASYPKPESAEVRYSDTASAARTTSRFFPTGHALAGTLTVCAPTNDYDDQRITITRMGRVEYASPSTAYCN; encoded by the coding sequence ATGCTTGGTATTTCCAAACAAGGCTATGTAGCCAAAGGCTTCACCTTACTTGAACTAATGATTGCAGTGGCGATTTTAGTGATAGTTATGGTGATAGCTGTACCTTCGTTACAAAGTTTAATGCAAGAGAACAAGCAAAAGGTTACTCGCGACTTATTAGTGAGTAGCCTAGTGGTTGCTCAGCAGGAGGCTATTCGTAATAACCTTTCAACTTATGTTTGTCCCACAACTAATGGCACAAGCTGTGAAAGCGCTTGGGGTGCCAACAAAGGGTGGTTAGTATATCTAGATAGTAATCGAGACGGCTTGTTAAGCAGTTCAACGCAGGTTATCGCTAGTTACCCTAAGCCTGAATCTGCTGAGGTAAGGTATAGCGACACCGCAAGTGCTGCTAGAACTACTAGTCGATTTTTTCCTACAGGACACGCTTTAGCCGGAACACTCACAGTGTGCGCACCTACCAATGATTATGACGATCAACGAATCACGATTACACGCATGGGGAGGGTTGAATATGCTTCACCATCAACAGCCTACTGCAACTAA
- a CDS encoding acetyl-CoA sensor PanZ family protein has translation MRLSFQAIENWQQYASDLSKISSNLEPSQWQEWQQAAQLYSCTFNQRVVAYCVASSNKQQLMVQRFHVRDITQRRGIGLFMFQQLLQLAAQKDLSQVTFPHSNDPGVLGFYQHLGLNNQFTFQL, from the coding sequence ATGCGTTTATCTTTTCAAGCTATTGAAAACTGGCAACAATACGCCAGTGATTTATCCAAAATATCCAGTAATCTAGAGCCTTCGCAGTGGCAAGAATGGCAGCAAGCTGCTCAACTCTACAGCTGTACGTTCAATCAGCGGGTGGTTGCATATTGCGTTGCAAGTAGTAATAAACAGCAGCTAATGGTGCAGCGCTTTCACGTGAGAGATATTACTCAGCGTCGTGGCATTGGCTTGTTCATGTTCCAGCAGCTGCTGCAATTAGCCGCTCAAAAAGATCTAAGCCAAGTCACTTTTCCGCACAGCAATGACCCCGGTGTACTCGGCTTTTATCAGCACCTTGGCTTAAACAACCAGTTCACCTTTCAGCTATAA
- the glpX gene encoding class II fructose-bisphosphatase, whose amino-acid sequence MRRDLAFRFSRVTEAAALAGYKWLGRGDKNIADNAAVEAMRIMLNDIDIDGEVVIGEGEIDDAPMLYIGEHVGTGGEGVDIAVDPIEGTRMTAMGQNNAVAVLAVGEKGAFLRAPDMYMEKLVVGPEAKGCIDLNQSLEHNIKMVASVLGKDLSDMTVITLAKPRHDGVIAEMQKLGVRVFAIPDGDVAASILSCMPLSEVDMMYCVGGAPEGVISAAVIRALGGDMQGRLIPRHQVKEDTPESRAIGEEEIRRCEAEDIQVNSVLQLNDLAKNDNVIFSATGITKGDLLEGINRQGNIATTETLLVRGKTRTIRKIQSTHYLDRKNDDLKSIIL is encoded by the coding sequence ATGAGAAGAGATCTGGCATTTCGTTTTTCCCGCGTGACCGAAGCCGCAGCTTTAGCTGGTTACAAGTGGTTGGGCCGTGGGGATAAAAATATTGCTGATAACGCAGCTGTTGAAGCTATGCGCATTATGCTCAATGACATCGACATTGATGGCGAAGTGGTTATTGGTGAAGGCGAGATTGATGATGCACCGATGCTTTACATTGGTGAGCATGTTGGCACTGGCGGCGAAGGCGTAGATATTGCGGTAGATCCTATTGAAGGCACCCGCATGACCGCAATGGGCCAAAACAATGCCGTTGCAGTGCTTGCAGTAGGCGAAAAAGGCGCATTTTTACGTGCACCAGATATGTACATGGAAAAGTTGGTTGTAGGGCCGGAAGCCAAAGGTTGCATCGATTTAAACCAATCGCTTGAACACAATATTAAAATGGTTGCGTCAGTATTGGGTAAAGACCTGAGTGACATGACTGTAATTACCTTGGCTAAGCCTCGTCATGATGGTGTGATTGCCGAGATGCAAAAACTAGGCGTTCGAGTATTTGCGATTCCTGATGGGGATGTAGCTGCGTCTATTCTATCGTGTATGCCACTTAGCGAAGTTGACATGATGTACTGTGTGGGCGGCGCGCCAGAAGGGGTGATTTCGGCGGCGGTGATTCGTGCTTTAGGTGGTGATATGCAGGGCCGTTTAATTCCGCGTCACCAAGTAAAAGAAGATACTCCAGAGAGTCGAGCAATTGGTGAAGAAGAGATTCGCCGCTGTGAAGCTGAAGATATTCAAGTAAACAGCGTATTGCAGTTGAATGACTTAGCCAAAAACGACAATGTTATCTTCTCAGCAACCGGCATTACTAAAGGTGATTTACTGGAAGGTATTAACCGCCAAGGTAATATTGCCACCACAGAAACGCTGTTGGTTCGTGGTAAAACACGTACTATTCGTAAAATCCAATCAACTCATTACTTAGATCGTAAAAACGACGACTTAAAGTCGATTATTTTGTAG
- a CDS encoding DUF4202 domain-containing protein: protein MGKPQIMQQNILNQVLNDIDQFNLNDPNKEIDELGTEHAKEFLYGKRMSNCLHDFMLAPPAELQIAARAQHIGRWLSLRSDYPEGRAGYLKWRSDLGKKHAELCAEIMRKHNLDETLIDATSSLLRKEKLKRNPLTQALEDVICLVFLKYYFVEFANKHAQEKVISIVQKTWAKMSEEGQQAALALDLSDEALSLVKQALA, encoded by the coding sequence ATGGGAAAACCGCAAATCATGCAGCAAAATATTCTGAATCAGGTACTAAACGATATCGATCAATTTAACTTAAATGACCCAAATAAGGAGATAGATGAGTTAGGAACCGAGCATGCCAAAGAATTTTTGTACGGTAAGCGCATGTCTAATTGCTTACATGATTTTATGTTAGCGCCTCCAGCAGAGCTGCAAATTGCCGCTCGCGCTCAGCATATTGGACGCTGGCTATCATTACGTAGTGATTACCCAGAAGGCAGAGCTGGATACTTAAAATGGCGTAGTGATTTAGGTAAAAAACATGCTGAGTTGTGTGCTGAAATTATGCGTAAGCACAATTTAGATGAAACGCTGATTGATGCTACTTCCAGTTTGCTGCGCAAAGAAAAGCTAAAACGTAATCCGCTTACTCAAGCCCTTGAAGATGTAATTTGCTTGGTATTTTTAAAGTACTACTTTGTTGAATTTGCTAATAAACATGCTCAAGAGAAAGTGATTAGCATTGTGCAAAAAACCTGGGCGAAAATGTCTGAAGAAGGCCAGCAAGCAGCGCTTGCATTGGATTTGTCTGATGAAGCACTAAGCTTGGTAAAGCAGGCTTTAGCCTAG
- the ald gene encoding alanine dehydrogenase, translating into MLIGVPKEIKNHEYRVGMTPASVNELIQHGHQVIVETQAGAGIGFSDADYQAVGANISSSAAEVFAAAEMIVKVKEPQAVERAMLREDQLLFTYLHLAPDPEQTHDLIKSGAVCVAYETVTSPRGGLPLLAPMSEVAGRMAIQAGALALEKSKGGRGVLLGGVPGVEPAKVTVIGGGMVGRNAAQMAVGMGADVTILDRNIDVLRAIDAEYHGQLKTVYSTTSSIEQHVLEADLVIGGVLLPGAAAPKLITKDLVKRMKAGSAIVDVAIDQGGCAETSKATTHQDPIYIVDDVVHYCVANMPGGVARTSTMALNNATLPYIITLANKGYKQALLDDEHLRNGLNVMHGKLTCAEVGEALGIDTVEPLELLA; encoded by the coding sequence ATGCTGATTGGTGTACCTAAGGAAATAAAAAATCACGAATATCGTGTGGGAATGACACCCGCCAGTGTGAATGAGTTAATTCAACATGGCCATCAAGTCATTGTTGAAACTCAAGCTGGCGCAGGTATTGGCTTCAGTGATGCCGATTACCAAGCGGTTGGCGCGAATATATCTAGCAGCGCAGCTGAAGTATTTGCCGCAGCCGAAATGATTGTTAAGGTTAAAGAGCCGCAGGCGGTTGAGCGTGCAATGCTGCGTGAAGATCAATTGCTATTCACCTACCTCCACCTAGCCCCCGACCCAGAGCAAACTCACGACCTAATCAAATCGGGCGCAGTTTGCGTAGCTTATGAAACAGTGACCAGCCCACGCGGCGGTCTTCCTTTGCTAGCGCCAATGTCAGAGGTTGCGGGTCGTATGGCGATTCAGGCAGGCGCATTGGCCTTAGAAAAATCCAAAGGCGGTCGAGGTGTATTACTTGGCGGCGTACCAGGGGTAGAGCCAGCAAAAGTTACCGTAATAGGCGGTGGAATGGTTGGGCGTAATGCTGCACAAATGGCAGTAGGTATGGGCGCCGATGTCACCATTCTCGATCGCAATATTGATGTGCTACGGGCTATCGATGCTGAATACCACGGCCAGCTTAAAACCGTTTATTCAACCACCAGCAGTATTGAGCAACATGTATTAGAGGCTGATTTGGTAATTGGTGGGGTATTGTTACCCGGTGCAGCCGCACCTAAGCTTATCACCAAAGACTTAGTGAAACGCATGAAAGCTGGCAGCGCGATTGTTGACGTAGCCATCGACCAAGGCGGTTGTGCCGAGACCTCCAAAGCCACCACCCACCAAGATCCTATCTACATTGTTGATGACGTGGTGCATTACTGCGTTGCTAACATGCCTGGTGGCGTGGCAAGAACCTCTACCATGGCGCTTAATAACGCTACCTTACCTTACATCATCACCCTCGCTAACAAGGGATACAAGCAAGCCTTGCTCGATGATGAACACCTGCGTAATGGCCTCAACGTAATGCATGGCAAGCTAACATGCGCCGAAGTGGGCGAAGCCCTTGGCATTGATACGGTTGAGCCTTTAGAGCTACTGGCTTAG
- a CDS encoding DUF4357 domain-containing protein, whose amino-acid sequence MDGPFELSKVNFVIDGDGRKTAAILPIELYQQLLSLRELVVESSQHTISAEYSFSVKQAVAHGYPTGAKNKPGFTVVKGSTANGGGAESLRPAVLALRDQLLEDTVLCRQGEGYEFMRDYQFSSPSSAACLIAGNARSGLDAWLDKWGRSLKDRGYGKKR is encoded by the coding sequence ATGGACGGTCCATTCGAACTTTCTAAAGTTAATTTTGTTATTGATGGCGATGGCCGCAAAACCGCAGCAATTTTACCGATAGAGTTGTATCAGCAGTTATTATCTTTACGTGAGCTGGTGGTTGAGAGTAGTCAGCACACCATATCTGCAGAATATTCTTTTAGCGTTAAGCAAGCGGTTGCTCACGGTTATCCCACCGGCGCTAAAAATAAACCCGGCTTTACCGTTGTTAAAGGCTCAACCGCCAATGGTGGTGGCGCAGAGTCGTTGCGCCCTGCAGTGCTAGCCTTGCGAGACCAATTGTTGGAAGACACTGTGTTATGCCGACAAGGAGAGGGTTACGAGTTTATGCGCGATTATCAATTCTCTAGCCCCAGTTCCGCCGCATGTTTGATTGCTGGCAATGCCCGTAGTGGTTTAGATGCGTGGCTAGATAAATGGGGACGTAGCCTTAAAGACCGCGGATATGGCAAAAAGCGTTAA
- the rpoH gene encoding RNA polymerase sigma factor RpoH — MDQVNASMALVPQGSIEAYIQSVNRADMLTPEREKELATRLFDEGDLTAARELVMSHLRFVVHVAKNYAGYGLPQADLIQEGNVGLMKAVKRFDPKVGVRLVSFAVHWIKAEIHEYVLRNWRMVKIATTKAQRKLFFNLRKSKKRLGWFSNDEVNMVAENLGVTTKDVLEMESRMSAQDQAFDLAADDDEREGSFAPIQYLEDKSSDVAQFVEKENWEVAAANRLRAALNTLDERNAHIVQRRWLDEDKATLQELADHYQVSAERIRQLEKNAMKKLKAAME; from the coding sequence ATGGATCAAGTAAATGCATCTATGGCGCTAGTCCCGCAAGGGAGCATTGAAGCCTACATTCAATCAGTTAATCGCGCTGATATGCTCACGCCTGAGCGTGAGAAAGAGCTAGCCACTCGTTTATTCGACGAGGGTGATTTAACGGCAGCTCGCGAATTAGTTATGTCGCACCTACGTTTTGTAGTGCACGTAGCTAAAAATTATGCAGGTTATGGCCTGCCTCAAGCCGATTTAATTCAAGAGGGCAACGTAGGCTTAATGAAAGCCGTAAAACGTTTTGACCCTAAAGTGGGTGTTCGTTTGGTATCTTTTGCTGTGCATTGGATTAAAGCGGAAATTCATGAATACGTATTGCGTAACTGGCGCATGGTTAAAATTGCTACTACTAAAGCTCAACGTAAGTTGTTCTTTAATCTTCGTAAATCTAAAAAGCGTTTAGGCTGGTTTAGTAACGACGAAGTGAACATGGTGGCTGAGAACCTTGGGGTAACGACCAAAGACGTATTGGAAATGGAATCTCGTATGAGTGCCCAAGACCAAGCCTTTGATTTAGCGGCTGATGACGATGAGCGCGAAGGTAGCTTCGCACCGATTCAGTACTTGGAAGACAAGTCTTCGGATGTGGCTCAGTTTGTTGAAAAAGAAAACTGGGAAGTCGCTGCTGCTAACCGTTTACGTGCTGCTTTAAATACCTTAGATGAGCGTAATGCCCACATTGTGCAACGCCGTTGGTTAGATGAAGACAAGGCAACCTTGCAAGAATTAGCCGACCATTACCAAGTTTCAGCAGAGCGAATTAGGCAATTGGAAAAAAATGCCATGAAGAAGCTCAAAGCGGCCATGGAATAA
- the cobA gene encoding uroporphyrinogen-III C-methyltransferase — protein MSIQRISQHPSTSQKQPIEVGMVDLVGAGPGDPELLTLKALRSIEQADLVLYDRLVSEEILALIPSNTKTIYVGKAKANHCIPQEQLNLYMVDKAKQGLRICRLKGGDPFVFGRGSEELSVLHEHEVPARVIPGITAASGCTSYAGIPLTHRGLATGCSFITGHKQDGKLDIDWAQLAQLDHTLVFYMGLSSLPEISQQLQRFGKSAKTPAALIEKGCQNDQRVVTGQLDQLPTLASEHQLQSPTLIVIGEVVSLREQLNWLSKLDATQNQFELENSAALSA, from the coding sequence ATGAGCATACAAAGAATTAGCCAACATCCTAGTACAAGTCAGAAGCAGCCTATTGAAGTAGGCATGGTTGACTTAGTCGGTGCCGGACCTGGCGATCCAGAGCTGCTCACCTTAAAGGCGCTACGCAGCATAGAGCAAGCAGACCTAGTGCTATATGACCGCCTAGTAAGCGAAGAAATCTTAGCGCTTATCCCTAGCAACACTAAAACTATTTACGTGGGTAAAGCCAAAGCCAATCACTGCATACCGCAAGAGCAACTTAACCTGTATATGGTAGACAAAGCGAAACAGGGTTTACGCATTTGTCGCCTTAAAGGTGGAGACCCGTTTGTCTTTGGTCGTGGCAGTGAAGAGCTTAGCGTATTACATGAGCATGAAGTTCCAGCCCGAGTTATTCCTGGAATTACGGCGGCATCTGGCTGTACTAGCTACGCCGGCATTCCGCTTACTCACCGTGGCTTAGCGACTGGCTGCAGCTTTATTACTGGCCACAAGCAAGATGGCAAATTAGATATCGATTGGGCCCAACTGGCGCAACTCGACCACACCTTAGTTTTTTACATGGGGCTGAGCAGCTTGCCTGAAATCAGCCAACAGCTACAACGTTTTGGAAAGAGTGCAAAGACACCTGCCGCTTTAATAGAAAAAGGCTGCCAAAACGATCAACGCGTTGTTACCGGCCAATTAGACCAGTTACCTACGCTCGCCAGTGAACACCAATTGCAATCCCCTACATTAATTGTAATCGGTGAAGTGGTATCACTGCGCGAGCAACTCAACTGGCTAAGTAAGTTAGACGCGACCCAGAACCAATTTGAATTAGAAAATAGCGCCGCTCTAAGCGCATAG